A genomic region of Streptosporangium lutulentum contains the following coding sequences:
- a CDS encoding ATP-binding protein, which produces MRVELRGEESLRDRTAHRVVQEALTNATKHAPGAPVTVEVRKDSTEVTVTVTSGASEAAPGRSRGGGLGLIGLRERVRLAGGTFESGPRDGGFLVVARFPHKDGVR; this is translated from the coding sequence ATGCGGGTGGAGCTGCGAGGCGAGGAGTCGCTGCGGGACCGTACGGCCCACCGGGTCGTCCAGGAGGCGCTGACCAACGCCACCAAACACGCCCCCGGCGCTCCGGTGACGGTCGAGGTGCGCAAGGATTCCACGGAGGTCACCGTGACCGTGACCAGCGGGGCGTCCGAGGCGGCGCCCGGACGCTCGCGCGGAGGCGGGCTGGGCCTGATAGGACTGCGCGAGCGGGTACGGCTCGCGGGCGGGACCTTCGAATCGGGCCCGCGGGACGGCGGCTTCCTGGTCGTCGCGCGTTTCCCCCACAAGGACGGAGTGCGATGA
- a CDS encoding histidine kinase, which translates to MRWIRRSSRREALHDLLLWVVLCLLVIVAPGVPSWWEPATGWIQTWTIVAGTTVLSLAVLVSRRAPLAALLLVLAIGAWNVGDGLATTELWGIDGQIKVGPLNGFTLAIVVLAYRAGRRMADPRPAATAFTAILGLGTTLTLVTSCGPAPDPATSQFWIPVLSGVLLSAVLPWGVGRLRRQRTEQRVRERRLVTDQARLRERNRIAQDMHDSLGHDLALIALRAAALEVAPDLAEGPPESFARPPPTPPSASARSSACSARAIPRRWPRQRRASPRSSNGRGNRVCGWSCEARSRCGTVRPTGSSRRR; encoded by the coding sequence ATGAGGTGGATCCGGCGGTCGAGCCGGCGAGAGGCTCTCCACGACCTGCTGCTCTGGGTCGTGCTGTGCCTGCTGGTGATCGTGGCCCCGGGTGTTCCCTCGTGGTGGGAGCCGGCCACCGGCTGGATCCAGACGTGGACGATCGTCGCCGGGACGACCGTGCTGAGCCTCGCCGTGCTCGTCAGCCGGAGGGCTCCGCTGGCGGCCCTGCTGCTCGTCCTGGCGATAGGGGCGTGGAACGTCGGCGACGGCCTGGCCACCACCGAGCTCTGGGGGATCGACGGCCAGATCAAGGTGGGGCCGCTGAACGGCTTCACCCTCGCGATCGTCGTGCTCGCCTACCGGGCCGGTCGCCGGATGGCCGACCCGCGGCCCGCGGCGACGGCGTTCACCGCGATCCTGGGTCTGGGCACGACCCTGACCCTCGTCACCTCCTGCGGTCCCGCGCCGGACCCCGCGACCTCGCAGTTCTGGATCCCGGTCCTGTCCGGCGTCCTGCTGTCGGCCGTACTGCCCTGGGGGGTCGGCCGGCTGCGCCGGCAGCGCACCGAACAACGCGTCCGTGAGCGGCGCCTGGTCACCGACCAGGCGCGGCTCCGCGAGCGCAACCGCATCGCCCAGGACATGCACGACTCCCTCGGCCACGACCTCGCGCTCATCGCGCTGCGCGCCGCCGCCCTGGAGGTGGCGCCCGACCTCGCCGAAGGGCCGCCGGAGAGCTTCGCGAGGCCGCCGCCGACACCACCGAGCGCCTCCGCCAGGTCATCGGCGTGCTCCGCGAGGGCGATCCCGCGCCGCTGGCCCCGACAGAGGAGAGCGTCGCCGAGATCGTCGAACGGGCGAGGGAATCGGGTATGCGGGTGGAGCTGCGAGGCGAGGAGTCGCTGCGGGACCGTACGGCCCACCGGGTCGTCCAGGAGGCGCTGA
- a CDS encoding VC0807 family protein: protein MSYPPVVLPRLAVLARQAVPKLLEGVVAPLAVFYAALALLGEHGALITAVSWVYAGVGWRLVRRIPVPGTMVLAAIAITVRALLGFWSGSMKFFLLQPELGTICISMVFLASVRLNRPLVQKLTLDYIHLPSAVLKHERVRRFFARITLLWAFVLLTNSAVSIWLLVHQSVGTYLLVRTAAVAVITGLAVAVSVYAFRRVLHRLHHEPVPAALTAGPS, encoded by the coding sequence ATGAGCTATCCACCCGTAGTCCTTCCTCGCCTCGCGGTCCTGGCTCGGCAAGCGGTGCCCAAGCTCCTGGAGGGCGTGGTCGCCCCCCTCGCCGTCTTCTACGCCGCGCTGGCCCTCCTGGGCGAGCACGGCGCGCTGATCACCGCGGTGAGCTGGGTGTACGCGGGGGTGGGCTGGCGACTGGTCCGGCGGATCCCCGTGCCCGGGACGATGGTCCTCGCCGCGATCGCGATCACCGTGCGGGCGCTGCTGGGCTTCTGGAGCGGGAGCATGAAGTTCTTCCTCCTCCAGCCCGAGCTCGGGACGATCTGCATCAGTATGGTCTTCCTCGCCTCGGTGCGACTGAACCGCCCTCTGGTGCAGAAACTGACCCTCGATTACATCCACCTGCCCTCGGCGGTGCTGAAGCACGAGCGGGTTCGCCGCTTCTTCGCCCGGATCACCCTGCTGTGGGCCTTCGTGCTGCTGACCAACTCCGCGGTGAGCATCTGGCTCCTGGTCCACCAGTCGGTCGGCACCTACCTGCTGGTCCGCACCGCGGCCGTGGCCGTGATCACCGGCTTGGCGGTGGCCGTCTCCGTCTACGCCTTCCGCCGCGTGCTGCACCGCCTGCACCACGAGCCGGTCCCCGCCGCCCTCACCGCCGGGCCCTCCTGA
- a CDS encoding response regulator translates to MIRVLLADDETMIRAGVRAILASDPEIEVVAEAGDGRQAIDLTLGHRPDVVLLDIRMPRLDGLAALVELRRVAPETAVVMLTTFGEDDYIARALGEGAGGFLLKSGDPRELLAGIHAVASGAAYLSPRVAQRVISELNGGRMTRAAAAREQVGTLTPRERDVLALVGAGLSNGQIARRLHLVEGTVKAHVSAILARLGARNRVQIAILAHEAGLLDSVEPPDGDVQ, encoded by the coding sequence ATGATCCGGGTGCTGCTGGCAGACGACGAGACCATGATCCGGGCGGGGGTGCGGGCCATCCTGGCCTCCGATCCGGAGATCGAGGTGGTCGCCGAGGCCGGTGACGGGCGGCAGGCGATCGACCTGACCCTCGGCCACCGCCCCGACGTCGTCCTGCTCGACATCCGGATGCCCAGGCTGGACGGGCTCGCCGCCCTCGTCGAGCTGCGCAGGGTCGCCCCGGAGACCGCCGTGGTGATGCTGACCACCTTCGGCGAGGACGACTACATCGCCCGCGCGCTCGGCGAGGGCGCCGGCGGGTTCCTGCTCAAGTCGGGAGACCCGCGCGAGTTGCTGGCCGGGATCCACGCGGTCGCGAGCGGGGCGGCCTATCTCTCACCACGCGTGGCGCAGCGGGTCATCAGCGAGCTCAACGGCGGCCGGATGACCCGCGCCGCGGCGGCCCGCGAGCAGGTCGGCACGCTCACTCCCCGGGAGCGCGACGTGCTGGCGCTGGTCGGGGCCGGGCTGTCCAACGGGCAGATCGCCCGTCGCCTGCACCTGGTCGAGGGCACGGTGAAAGCCCACGTCAGCGCGATCCTGGCCCGGCTGGGGGCACGCAACCGGGTCCAGATCGCGATCCTCGCCCACGAGGCGGGACTCCTGGACTCAGTTGAGCCGCCAGATGGCGACGTTCAGTGA
- a CDS encoding lipocalin-like domain-containing protein: MDLVGAWRLVEWRIVRADGRVSHPFGTDAVGLLCYTPDGHMSATIARSGRAPLPAGSPRQASAEARAEAFTSFFSYAGRYELRAGHVAHDVEIALNPAFVGTTQIRELNFDDDRLVLAAEEDGKWHTLIWARA; encoded by the coding sequence ATGGATCTGGTCGGAGCCTGGCGGCTGGTCGAATGGCGGATCGTCCGTGCGGACGGGCGGGTCTCGCACCCCTTCGGCACGGACGCGGTAGGTCTGCTCTGCTACACGCCCGACGGCCACATGAGCGCGACCATCGCGCGGTCCGGGCGCGCCCCGCTCCCCGCGGGCAGTCCCCGGCAGGCGTCGGCCGAAGCGCGGGCCGAGGCGTTCACGTCCTTCTTCTCCTACGCGGGGCGCTACGAGCTCCGAGCCGGCCACGTGGCCCACGACGTCGAGATAGCCCTCAATCCGGCCTTCGTCGGCACCACCCAGATTCGCGAGCTGAACTTCGACGACGACCGGCTCGTCCTGGCCGCCGAGGAGGACGGCAAGTGGCACACGCTGATCTGGGCGCGAGCGTGA
- a CDS encoding TspO/MBR family protein, with protein MVIARQPKRWAGLPVFAVALALVAGVGSLAAIDAGGEYLSLERPSWAPPQWLFGPAWTVLYVMIAISGWLAWSARGWTPALGVYAAQLVLNAAWTPLFFGAGLYGLAVAEIVVLWLAIVVTIVMFRRINRLAAWLLVPYLLWVTYAASLNVAIWRLN; from the coding sequence ATGGTCATCGCACGACAACCGAAACGCTGGGCGGGACTTCCGGTCTTCGCTGTGGCACTCGCGCTGGTGGCGGGCGTGGGGTCGCTGGCGGCGATCGACGCCGGCGGCGAGTACCTGTCGCTGGAGCGCCCCTCCTGGGCGCCGCCGCAGTGGCTGTTCGGCCCCGCCTGGACAGTGCTCTACGTCATGATCGCGATTTCCGGCTGGCTCGCCTGGTCGGCGCGCGGCTGGACCCCCGCGCTCGGCGTCTACGCGGCCCAGCTGGTCCTCAACGCGGCGTGGACACCGCTGTTCTTCGGCGCGGGGCTGTACGGCCTGGCGGTCGCCGAGATCGTGGTGCTCTGGCTCGCGATCGTGGTCACCATCGTGATGTTCCGGCGGATCAACCGCCTGGCCGCCTGGCTTCTGGTGCCCTACCTGCTCTGGGTCACCTACGCGGCGTCACTGAACGTCGCCATCTGGCGGCTCAACTGA
- a CDS encoding STM4013/SEN3800 family hydrolase, whose protein sequence is MRDMNEIVGSHDLLLVTLDTLRYDVAEESLAAGRLPTLARALPGGRWERRHSPGSFTYAAHAAILAGFLPTPVTPGPHPRLFAAAFHGSETTASHTWTFEAPNLPEGLAEAGYHTICVGGVGFFNKRTPLGRTLPGMFAESHWEQEFGVTSPTSFEAQVECAERAVARADGPVFLFVNVSALHQPNWFHLPEGAGERRDGRAGHAAALEYVDRHLGRLFAAVSARRPGFAIVCSDHGTAYGEDGYVGHRLGHEIVWTVPYGEFTIRRGEWR, encoded by the coding sequence ATGCGCGACATGAACGAGATCGTGGGAAGCCACGATCTGCTGCTGGTGACCCTCGACACCCTCCGCTACGACGTGGCGGAGGAGTCGCTGGCGGCCGGGCGGCTGCCCACCCTGGCGCGGGCCCTGCCGGGCGGACGGTGGGAGCGGCGGCACAGCCCGGGAAGCTTCACCTACGCCGCGCACGCCGCGATCCTGGCGGGGTTCCTGCCGACGCCGGTCACGCCCGGACCTCACCCCCGGCTGTTCGCCGCCGCGTTCCACGGGAGCGAGACGACCGCCTCTCACACGTGGACGTTCGAGGCGCCCAACCTGCCGGAGGGGCTGGCCGAGGCCGGGTATCACACGATCTGCGTCGGAGGGGTGGGGTTCTTCAACAAACGGACCCCGCTCGGGCGCACGCTGCCGGGGATGTTCGCCGAGAGCCACTGGGAGCAGGAGTTCGGGGTCACCTCGCCGACCTCGTTCGAGGCGCAGGTCGAGTGCGCCGAGCGGGCGGTCGCGAGGGCGGACGGGCCGGTGTTCCTGTTCGTCAACGTCTCGGCCCTGCATCAGCCCAACTGGTTCCACCTGCCGGAGGGCGCCGGCGAGCGTCGCGACGGCAGGGCCGGCCACGCCGCCGCGCTGGAGTACGTGGACCGGCACCTCGGCAGGCTGTTCGCCGCCGTGAGCGCCCGGCGGCCGGGATTCGCGATCGTCTGCTCCGACCACGGCACCGCCTACGGGGAAGACGGGTACGTCGGGCATCGCCTCGGTCACGAGATCGTCTGGACCGTGCCGTACGGAGAGTTCACGATCCGCCGGGGAGAGTGGCGGTGA
- a CDS encoding DedA family protein — translation MPVTQTILDTLHDVMSSPWIYLALFALALLDGFFPVVPAETSVITAGVFAAATGAPNLALVIAVAALGAFAGDHVSYAIGRTTNDRLRNGRRSGKAFGWAERALAERGGLVLVVARYIPGGRTACTLTMGAVAYPRRSFALFDAVAAVSWAVYSGAIGYVGGAAFENDPFKGLLLGLGIALTVTAIVEVVRYARHRRAARRLEPIPAASND, via the coding sequence ATGCCCGTGACCCAGACCATCCTTGACACCCTGCACGACGTGATGAGCTCCCCCTGGATCTATCTCGCCCTCTTCGCGCTGGCGCTGCTCGACGGGTTCTTCCCCGTGGTCCCCGCCGAGACCTCCGTCATCACGGCGGGTGTGTTCGCCGCCGCCACCGGCGCGCCCAACCTCGCACTGGTGATCGCGGTGGCCGCCCTGGGCGCGTTCGCCGGTGACCACGTCTCCTACGCCATCGGGCGCACCACCAACGACCGGCTACGCAACGGCAGACGCAGTGGCAAGGCGTTCGGCTGGGCGGAGCGGGCGCTGGCCGAGCGCGGCGGACTCGTCCTGGTGGTGGCCCGCTACATCCCCGGCGGCCGGACCGCCTGCACCCTCACCATGGGCGCGGTCGCCTACCCCCGGCGCTCGTTCGCCCTCTTCGACGCCGTCGCCGCCGTGTCCTGGGCCGTCTACTCGGGGGCGATCGGTTACGTGGGCGGCGCCGCCTTCGAGAACGACCCGTTCAAGGGCCTGCTGCTCGGCCTGGGCATCGCCCTGACCGTCACCGCGATCGTCGAGGTCGTCCGTTACGCACGGCACCGCCGTGCCGCCCGGAGGCTTGAGCCGATCCCGGCCGCCTCGAACGACTGA